The Heliorestis convoluta genome includes the window ATGACTTGGTTGCGTACTTTGTCTAAGTTCAATCCCAAATCTAATAAAACACGGGCTGCCACACCTTCCCCTTCGCGAATCAAGCCAAGCAAGATGTGTTCTGTTCCAACGTAGTTTACACCTTGACGTCGTCCTTCATCATTGGCCAATTCAAGGGCTTTTTTGGCGCGAGGGGTGAATCCTATTTCTTTCGGTGCTTCTTCACTCTGCCCTACCAGTCTGATCACTTGCTCCCGGACTTGCTCTAAATTAATGTTCATGGAAAGCAGTGCTTTGGCCGCAACGCCTTCCCCTTCTCGAATCAAGCCAAGTAACAGGTGCTCTGTTCCAACTGCAGGATGTCCTATACTTCTGGCTTCTTCCTGGGCCAGTGTGACTACCTTTTGTGCTTTTTCTGTGAATCGACCGAGCATAAACTTGCCTCCCTTTTTTGAACTTTATTTCTCTATTTTATCTAGTAGTTTTTCTCGAATCATGGTTGCTCTTTGTACATCTCTTTCAAAAGGACTTAATTCTTTTCCTTTCATTTTTTGTAAAAAAGCAGGTCTCGTTAGAACAAGCATTTCATTCATGGTTTGTAGTGACGCTGTCTTGATTATACCCACATCAATACCCAATCGTACTTTTGACAGAAGTGACATGGATTCTTGGGAACTCATCACTCTTGCATGGGTCAATGCACCATAGGCCCGGCATACTTGATCTTCAAGCTGATTTTTTGTTTCTTTTAGCAGTACATGACGGGCCATTCTTTCCTGATCGATAAGTTGCTTGGCGACAACAAGTAAACTTGAAATTATTTCTTCTTCTGAGCGACCCAATGTCACTTGATTAGAGATCTGAAAGAGATTCCCCGTTGCTTCTGTTCCTTCTCCATAAAGACCTCTTACAGTCATGCCCAATTGACTCAGTGATGCCAATACACGGGTAGCCTGATTGGTCATGACGAGAGCAGGCAAGTGCATCATAACAGATGCTCTTAACCCGGTCCCTACGTTTGTAGGGCAAGCTGTTAGGTAGCCCAGTTTCTCATCAAAGGCAAAATCTAAAACACTTTCAAAAAGATCATCCACTTGGCTTGCTTCATTCCAAACCTTTTCTAGTTCTAAACCGGAATATAAGCATTGAATCCTTAAATGATCCTCTTCGTTAATTAAGATTGAAATGTCCTCATCCTGGCTGATCAGCAATCCTCTACCGCCAGCTTCTTCTGCATGTTGTGGACTAATTAAATGTTTGTCAACGAGAATAGAACGTTCTATAGGCTGTAAATCTTGTAAATATACCGGGGTAAGATCCTTTACCTGTTCATTCGATTGAAGCGATTGCAAAGCTTCGTAAATCATGGCAACCACTTTTTTTGCTTCTGTCGTTTGTAAGAGATGAGGAAAGGGAATGGCGCTTATGTTTCTCGCGAGCCGTACCCTAGAGCTAATGACTATATCGGCTTCTTCCCCTGTGCCTTCCATCCATTTTGATGAAGCTTGACTAAAAAATTTTTCAAACATAGCATCCCACCCCTTTTATCGACCTAGTTTTTTCTCGATCTCTCGGATCTGATCGCGCACCTTAGCAGCTTCTTCGAATTCTTCTCGCACTACATGCTCTTGCAAAGCCAGGCGTAACGATTGAATTTCTCTTTCAAGGCGAATCGTCCCACCCGTACGTTGCGGTACTTTCCCTGTATGACGATTCGAGCCCTGGACACGTCTTAGCAAAGGACCTACTTTATCTTTGAAGTGTTTGTAGCAACGATTGCACCCAAATCGACCAATTTGACTCATTTGATTATAGTTAAAACCGCAACTTTCGCATTTTTCTGGCGGGGTAAAGGTTAGATTCATTGACGCACCTGTAGCTTGCGGATCATAGCCAAGCAAACCTGCAAGAAATTTATTCAAAGGAAAGTTCGCATCTATACCGAGGGTCCATTCTTTATGCTGTGCTTGCGCACAATCTTCACAAAGATGAACTTCTGATTTTTCACCATTTATTATCTTCGTTAAATGGACTGCGGCGGGCTTTTTTTGGCATTCATCACAATACATGGTTATCCCCCTTGTTTTCTGAAATTCTTTTTCATCTTTTTTTGGCATTCTTGACGAAAAAGAGAATAGAGCATAGCACGAATTAATCGCGCTCGTAAATGATCTCGTTGTGGCAACTCCCCCTGAAGGATATCTCTCTGTATGGCGGCAGACATAAGCATACCTTCTCGTGCGGTGAGAATACCTTCTTCTACGAGATGCTCTATCATCCTTCTTCCCTGTCCCTCTGATATCATTTCACCAAGCTTATTGGACAGGTAGTCCCACAAATCAGATTCGTCCTCGATAGATAATTTGACAATACGAACATAGCCACCGCCACCTCTTCTGCTTTCAACAACATAGCCTTGTTCAGCAGCAAAGCGGGTTGTAAGCACGTAGTTAATCTGAGAAGGAACGCAACCAAAGATAGTTGCCACTTGTTGTCTCTGAATTTCAATCATTCTCTCATCACTTTGGGCAATCATTTCTTTAATGTATTGTTCTATTTTATCGGCCAAGTTGTTGGACAAGAGCTACACCTCCTCTTTGCCCTTTCTCATTTTTCTTCTCATAGCACAATTTCTATGACTCCTTCTCGACTATCTACAATCACTTTTTGACCATCTTTGACAGTCCCTGCAATGATTACTCTAGCTAGAGGTGTTTCTACATAACGTTGTAAATATCTTTTTAATGGTCTTGCTCCATAGACAGGATCGTAAGCTTCTCTGGCCATTTGTTGCTTGGCTGCATCTGTGATTTCAAGGATGATTTGTCGCTCTTCCAATCGATTCTGAAGTCTTATCGTTAAGATATGAATAATTTTAGCAATCTCTTCAGTGCTTAAGGGAGCAAAAAGTACTGTTTCATCGACTCGATTTAAAAATTCGGGACGAAAGTGATTCCGCAAAAGGTTCATAACTTCTTGACGAGTTGATGCTTTTATTTCCCCTTCAGTGTCAATGCCCTCTAATAAAAATTGCGACCCAATGTTAGAGGTCATAATAATGACGGTGTTCTTAAAATCTACTGTGCGTCCCTGTGAATCAGTAATGCGTCCATCATCTAAAATTTGCAAAAGTAAGTGAAAAACTTCAGGATGCGCTTTCTCTATCTCATCGAAGAGAATCACTGCGTAGGGCTTGCGACGAACAGCTTCTGTTAATTGTCCACCTTCATCATAGCCTACATAACCAGGAGGAGCACCGATTAGCCGCGAAACAGCAAATTTCTCCATGTATTCGGACATGTCAATACGAATCATGTTCTCTTCACTGTCGAATAAAGCTTCAGAAAGGGCACGGGTCAATTCTGTTTTTCCCACGCCTGTTGGTCCTAAAAATATAAAAGAACCGATGGGCCTCTGTGGATCTTTGATACCAGCTCGCGCTCTTAATACAGCATCTGTTACTTTTTGAACAGCTTCATCTTGCCCGACAACGCGTTGTTGTAAGATTTCTTCTAACCGTAACAATTTTTCTCTTTCACCTTCTACGAGACGAGTAAGAGGAATTCCTGTCCAACGAGCTACCACTTCTGCAATCTCTTCTTGTGTTACCTCCTCACGCAATAGTCTGTGATCACCTTGTTGCTCTGTCAGCTTTTCTTCTTCTTCTTTTAGTTGACCTTCTAATTGCGGTATTTTTCCATGACGCAGTTCAGCAAGGCGATTTAGATTGTATTCTCTTTCAGCTGCTTCTTCTTCACGGCGTGTTTCTTCGATTTCCTCGCGAAGTGACTGGATTTTTCGTATTCTCTCTCGCTCTAATTCTAGTTGTGCCTTCATTACGGTTGCTTTTTCTTTCAGTTCCGCCAGCTCTTTAAGAAGTCGTTCTCTTCTTTCCTGACTGGCAAGATCTTTTTCGTTGGCCAGAGCCGCTTCTTCTATTTCTAGTTGTAAAAGGCGACGATTCACTTCATCGACTTCCGTAGGCAATGAGTCTATTTCCGTACGAATCATGGCGCAGGCTTCGTCGACCAAATCAATGGCTTTGTCAGGGAGAAAGCGATCGCTAATATATCGATCCGATAAGGTAGCTGCAGCCACTAAAGCATTGTCTTGTATCTTTACACCATGATGAACTTGAAAGCGCTCTTTCAGTCCTCGTAATATTGAAATGCTATCTTCTACCGTTGGAGGTTGCACTATTACCGGTTGAAAGCGGCGCTCCAAGGCCGCATCTTTTTCAATGTATTTCCTATATTCATCAAGTGTCGTAGCACCTATGCAGTGAAGCTCCCCGCGAGCCAGCATTGGTTTTAGCATGTTGCCTGCGTCCATAGCCCCTTCTGCTTTACCAGCACCGACAATGGTATGCAATTCATCAATAAATAGCAGCATTCGTCCTTCACTTTTCTTAATTTCTTGCAACACTGCTTTTAAACGCTCTTCAAATTCACCACGATATTTAGCGCCTGCAAGAAGAGCGCCTAAATCAAGGGCAAAAATCGATCTATCTTTGAGTCCTTCAGGAACGTCACCTCGAACAATTCTTTGAGCCAAACCCTCCACGATAGCTGTTTTTCCTACGCCGGGCTCACCAATAATTACAGGATTGTTTTTCGTTTTCCGTGACAGAATTCGTATAACCCTGCGTATCTCCCCATCGCGACCAATTACCGGATCCATCTTGCCTCGTCGTGCTTCTGCAACTAGTTCACGACCGTATTTTTCAAGAACTTCATAAGTATCTTCTGGTGTTGGATTTGTAATTCGTTGATGACCTCGCAAAGTGGTTAATGCTTGTAATATGCTTTGACGATGAATCTTATATTTGCGAAGTATCTTAGCTGTGGAAGATATTTCTTTTTCTTCTGTTAAAGCTAACATGAAGTGTTCTGAGGAAATGTATTCATCTTTCAACTGTCGAGCTTCATCTTCAACGGTTATAAAAAGATTTCTCAAGCGCTTTGATAAGTAAATTTTATCAGCTTCTATGCCGCTGCTGTATTGTTTTGGTCTTCTATCTAGTTCTTGCTGGATATCTTGCTTAAATTGCTCAACATCTATATTCATTTTCGTTAGAAGACGGCTTAGGAGGCCTTCTTTCTGCTCTACCAGGGCTAAAAGTAGATGATCGACATCTACTTCTGCATGATGATATCGATTTGTTAGAGATTGAGCAGCCAAAAAAGCCTCTTGCATTTTTTCTGTCATTTTATGCAAATTCATATTGGCACCTCCTGCGTGCTTTTCCTTCTAATCTGCTTTTGACTAACTTTGACCTTCTGCTGCTATTATAACCATGACACCATACCTATAATCAATTCTTTTCTCCGATGATATTCACCGATTAGAGCCATTTATGTCTTTACATCGCTATAATACACAATAGCAAGCATCTTTTGACCTTTTTTGACTTTCTGTTTTTCGCGACGAAGTAGGCAAAGAGTTCAGAGGAATAACAAAAAACCTTAGATATTATTATCTAAGGTTTTATATACATGTAAATGGCTCCTCGAGTAGGACTCGAACCTACAACCTACCGGTTAACAGCCGGTTGCTCTACCGATTGAGCTATCGAGGAATATTGTTTTAGCTCAATGATTCTTTTCAGAGTATATTGCTCCTTTGGTTGTCCCATGATGCCATAGAACAACTTTATGCGGTATTAGCTCTCCTTTCGGAAAGTTATCCCCCTCTTATAGGTAGGTTATCCACGCGTTACTCACCCGTTCGCCACTAAGTCTTGGAATAGCAAGCTATCCCTTAACTCCGTTCGACTTGCATGTGTTAGGCATGCCGCCAGCGTTCGTCCTGAGCCAGGATCAAACTCTCCAAAAAATTATGGGTGAGCCTGATAAAGCTCTTAATTGACTTTTTTTGATAACTTTTGTATTTATAATGAAGGTTTCGAAAAACCATCACCGAATCTGCAAAAGCTCTCAGAATTGATTGGTTTGTCGTAAGCCCGAAAGCTTCGACATTTTCGCACGCTTGACTTGTTTACAACTGTTTGATTTTCAAGGACCAGAATTGAAATTATACCATTCTTTAT containing:
- a CDS encoding protein arginine kinase, producing MFEKFFSQASSKWMEGTGEEADIVISSRVRLARNISAIPFPHLLQTTEAKKVVAMIYEALQSLQSNEQVKDLTPVYLQDLQPIERSILVDKHLISPQHAEEAGGRGLLISQDEDISILINEEDHLRIQCLYSGLELEKVWNEASQVDDLFESVLDFAFDEKLGYLTACPTNVGTGLRASVMMHLPALVMTNQATRVLASLSQLGMTVRGLYGEGTEATGNLFQISNQVTLGRSEEEIISSLLVVAKQLIDQERMARHVLLKETKNQLEDQVCRAYGALTHARVMSSQESMSLLSKVRLGIDVGIIKTASLQTMNEMLVLTRPAFLQKMKGKELSPFERDVQRATMIREKLLDKIEK
- a CDS encoding UvrB/UvrC motif-containing protein, encoding MYCDECQKKPAAVHLTKIINGEKSEVHLCEDCAQAQHKEWTLGIDANFPLNKFLAGLLGYDPQATGASMNLTFTPPEKCESCGFNYNQMSQIGRFGCNRCYKHFKDKVGPLLRRVQGSNRHTGKVPQRTGGTIRLEREIQSLRLALQEHVVREEFEEAAKVRDQIREIEKKLGR
- a CDS encoding CtsR family transcriptional regulator; this encodes MSNNLADKIEQYIKEMIAQSDERMIEIQRQQVATIFGCVPSQINYVLTTRFAAEQGYVVESRRGGGGYVRIVKLSIEDESDLWDYLSNKLGEMISEGQGRRMIEHLVEEGILTAREGMLMSAAIQRDILQGELPQRDHLRARLIRAMLYSLFRQECQKKMKKNFRKQGG
- the clpB gene encoding ATP-dependent chaperone ClpB, producing MNLHKMTEKMQEAFLAAQSLTNRYHHAEVDVDHLLLALVEQKEGLLSRLLTKMNIDVEQFKQDIQQELDRRPKQYSSGIEADKIYLSKRLRNLFITVEDEARQLKDEYISSEHFMLALTEEKEISSTAKILRKYKIHRQSILQALTTLRGHQRITNPTPEDTYEVLEKYGRELVAEARRGKMDPVIGRDGEIRRVIRILSRKTKNNPVIIGEPGVGKTAIVEGLAQRIVRGDVPEGLKDRSIFALDLGALLAGAKYRGEFEERLKAVLQEIKKSEGRMLLFIDELHTIVGAGKAEGAMDAGNMLKPMLARGELHCIGATTLDEYRKYIEKDAALERRFQPVIVQPPTVEDSISILRGLKERFQVHHGVKIQDNALVAAATLSDRYISDRFLPDKAIDLVDEACAMIRTEIDSLPTEVDEVNRRLLQLEIEEAALANEKDLASQERRERLLKELAELKEKATVMKAQLELERERIRKIQSLREEIEETRREEEAAEREYNLNRLAELRHGKIPQLEGQLKEEEEKLTEQQGDHRLLREEVTQEEIAEVVARWTGIPLTRLVEGEREKLLRLEEILQQRVVGQDEAVQKVTDAVLRARAGIKDPQRPIGSFIFLGPTGVGKTELTRALSEALFDSEENMIRIDMSEYMEKFAVSRLIGAPPGYVGYDEGGQLTEAVRRKPYAVILFDEIEKAHPEVFHLLLQILDDGRITDSQGRTVDFKNTVIIMTSNIGSQFLLEGIDTEGEIKASTRQEVMNLLRNHFRPEFLNRVDETVLFAPLSTEEIAKIIHILTIRLQNRLEERQIILEITDAAKQQMAREAYDPVYGARPLKRYLQRYVETPLARVIIAGTVKDGQKVIVDSREGVIEIVL